A stretch of the Ostrea edulis chromosome 9, xbOstEdul1.1, whole genome shotgun sequence genome encodes the following:
- the LOC125667665 gene encoding uncharacterized protein LOC125667665 — MKNSFYNVSTVGNGDSVFIYPLDGSMSLLGSGTKDLMVHRLQAPPGGVKTKHVGFHGVMKYKYPGESKAENQRKGILKNSAACQFDGRASQKLDVSKIQCVLKKRKTSANEKQSNSSCGSKSQKKVKFDDKINKLTELGNKYAVDQDMRIRAGDTASHIRQQHQIQRVSVKPTHAVPRDHAKTSMKFSNVYDLRDSPENRTTSPRSHTKSTSTNSGSLNCRTSGDSYPLLHNVETDVEDFVRMEFCEDGVIPIYNPRETTYHGAPEPATGEVAAESSNQLIENGIPVFTKTGKFVRTTRLNNYIREKKCESENEENLKPEKPSYRLAAESKRKDKSNLNSTESKRISSAQKTSVKTTTNTAGGAKITRSSMKPFMFTRFNTDQGPPTPHPITDGHKNFCDDGKTYDIIRWLTSVKEIQTTEGFSSLHIEHGVRQ, encoded by the coding sequence ATGAAGAATTCCTTTTACAATGTGAGCACAGTTGGGAACGGCGACAGTGTTTTTATCTACCCATTAGATGGTTCCATGAGTCTTCTGGGATCAGGAACTAAAGACTTAATGGTTCACCGCCTTCAGGCACCACCAGGTGGCGTCAAAACAAAACATGTCGGCTTCCACGGAGTGATGAAATACAAATATCCGGGGGAATCAAAGGCAGAAAATCAACGGAAAGGGATTCTGAAAAATTCCGCCGCTTGTCAGTTTGATGGACGCGCGTCTCAGAAACTTGATGTGTCAAAAATTCAATGTGTTTTGAAGAAAAGGAAAACTTCTGCCAATGAAAAGCAATCAAATAGTTCGTGTGGTTCAAAGAGCCAAAAGAAGGTTAAATTTGACGATAAAATCAACAAACTAACCGAACTGGGCAATAAGTATGCTGTAGATCAGGACATGCGCATACGTGCCGGTGATACTGCGTCTCACATTAGGCAACAACATCAGATTCAGAGGGTTTCAGTCAAACCAACTCACGCAGTACCACGTGATCACGCGAAGACATCAATGAAATTCTCAAATGTCTACGACTTACGGGATTCGCCCGAAAATAGAACGACATCCCCTCGGTCTCATACCAAATCTACGTCAACAAACAGCGGAAGTTTGAATTGCCGAACATCTGGGGATTCGTATCCACTACTACATAATGTAGAAACTGACGTCGAGGATTTTGTAAGGATGGAATTTTGCGAAGATGGAGTCATTCCGATCTATAACCCGCGAGAGACGACCTACCACGGAGCTCCAGAGCCGGCGACCGGCGAAGTCGCGGCGGAATCCAGCAACCAATTGATCGAAAACGGCATCCCGGTGTTTACAAAGACAGGAAAGTTTGTAAGGACAACCAGACTAAATAATTACATACGAGAGAAAAAATGCGAGAGCGAAAACGAAGAAAATCTGAAGCCCGAAAAACCGAGTTATCGCTTGGCTGCAGAATCCAAACGAAAAGACAAATCAAATCTGAATTCAACAGAATCGAAACGGATATCTTCCGCACAGAAGACCTCCGTGAAAACAACGACGAACACTGCAGGTGGTGCTAAAATTACTCGGTCAAGCATGAAGCCTTTTATGTTTACTCGTTTCAATACAGATCAGGGTCCGCCGACACCCCATCCAATCACAGATGGCCATAAAAACTTTTGTGATGACGGGAAGACTTATGACATCATCAGGTGGCTTACCAGTGTCAAAGAGATCCAAACCACAGAAGGTTTTTCGAGTTTACACATCGAGCACGGGGTCCGTCAATGA